One genomic window of Pseudomonas sp. LFM046 includes the following:
- a CDS encoding DASH family cryptochrome: protein MRRALLWLKQDLRLDDHPALQTAVQADRLLPLYVFDPALLRPSPLGPRRLGVHRARFLLESLAALDAGLRQHGSRLMVVQGHAELVIPTLVEHLGIDEVLTLDEMAPYERTELRRVRHALGVPLTELPGNSLLREEELPRPLHELPSVFNRFRDLMEERVHVFQPRPVPHALPPLPSGAASLMEPLPTLSRLGLGEPLGVPATAFPFAGGEPAALARLRDYLWETQGVHQYQDTRNGLIGSEYSSKLSPWLANGSLSPRRVAAELHRLESQHGRSDSTQQLWMELLWREFFRWTMLRYGGALFRADGLKATAQAPRNLDERYLHWCNGRTGMPLVDANMRELVTTGWMSSRGRQVVASYLVSNLQQDWRYGAAWFEEHLLDYDPASNWGNWAYLAGVASDPRRARAFNALRQALQYDPDATYVSLWLPELRALPVEHRHTPFILSELQFAGLDYPRLETIPENWKPYMPSAA, encoded by the coding sequence ATGCGCCGCGCGCTGCTCTGGTTGAAGCAGGACCTCAGACTCGACGACCACCCGGCGCTGCAAACGGCTGTGCAGGCTGATCGGCTGTTGCCGCTGTATGTTTTTGACCCCGCGCTGCTGCGCCCTTCGCCCCTTGGCCCCCGCCGCCTGGGAGTGCACCGCGCGCGCTTCCTGCTGGAAAGCCTGGCGGCCCTGGATGCAGGCCTGCGCCAGCATGGCTCGCGGCTGATGGTGGTGCAGGGCCACGCCGAGCTGGTGATCCCGACGCTGGTGGAGCACCTGGGCATCGACGAGGTGCTGACCCTGGACGAGATGGCGCCCTACGAGCGCACCGAATTGCGCCGCGTTCGCCACGCCCTGGGAGTACCGCTGACCGAACTGCCGGGCAACAGCCTGCTGCGGGAAGAGGAGCTGCCCCGGCCGCTGCACGAGCTGCCTTCGGTGTTCAATCGCTTTCGAGACTTGATGGAGGAGCGCGTCCACGTCTTCCAGCCGCGTCCGGTGCCCCACGCCTTGCCACCCCTGCCCAGTGGTGCGGCGAGCCTGATGGAGCCGCTGCCGACCCTGTCCCGTCTGGGTCTGGGCGAGCCCCTCGGCGTGCCGGCCACGGCCTTCCCTTTCGCCGGTGGGGAACCTGCGGCCCTTGCGCGGCTGCGCGACTACCTCTGGGAGACCCAGGGGGTCCACCAGTATCAGGACACCCGCAACGGCCTGATCGGCAGCGAGTACTCCTCCAAGCTGTCGCCCTGGCTGGCCAACGGCAGCCTGTCGCCGCGCCGGGTGGCCGCCGAACTGCACCGGCTGGAATCGCAGCACGGCCGCAGCGACTCCACCCAGCAGCTGTGGATGGAGCTGCTCTGGCGTGAGTTCTTCCGCTGGACGATGCTGCGCTACGGCGGCGCCCTGTTCCGCGCGGACGGCCTGAAGGCCACGGCCCAGGCGCCGCGTAACCTCGACGAACGCTACCTGCACTGGTGCAACGGGCGCACCGGCATGCCACTGGTGGACGCCAACATGCGCGAACTGGTGACGACCGGCTGGATGTCCAGCCGTGGCCGGCAGGTGGTGGCCAGCTACCTGGTGAGTAACCTGCAACAGGATTGGCGCTATGGGGCGGCCTGGTTCGAGGAGCACTTGCTGGACTACGACCCGGCAAGCAACTGGGGCAATTGGGCCTACCTTGCCGGGGTGGCCAGCGATCCGCGCCGGGCGCGGGCCTTCAATGCGTTGCGCCAGGCCCTGCAATACGACCCGGACGCCACCTACGTCAGCCTCTGGCTGCCGGAGCTGCGCGCACTGCCGGTGGAGCATCGGCACACGCCCTTCATACTCAGCGAATTGCAGTTCGCCGGCCTGGATTACCCACGGCTGGAAACCATCCCGGAAAACTGGAAGCCCTACATGCCGAGCGCGGCCTGA
- a CDS encoding MarC family protein, translating to MEILGIAVLIFLVTDPFGNIAIFIAALKGVAPQRRLKVALRELLFALALLLLFLTFGDKILSGLGLSRESIAIAGGIILFIIALRLIFPRPEGVLGDLPGGEPMLVPLATPAVAGPSALAVLMTLRNTHQGELWELYVAVVLAWACTAVILLQAAFLQRFLGDRGLMAVERLTGMLLIMLSVDMLLDNLQSVLHLNP from the coding sequence ATGGAAATCCTAGGCATTGCCGTCCTGATCTTTCTGGTCACCGACCCTTTCGGAAACATCGCCATCTTCATCGCCGCCCTCAAGGGTGTGGCGCCCCAGCGGCGCCTCAAGGTGGCCCTGCGGGAACTGCTGTTCGCCCTGGCCCTGCTGCTGCTGTTCCTCACCTTCGGCGACAAGATCCTCAGCGGCCTTGGCCTGTCCCGTGAGTCCATCGCCATTGCCGGCGGCATCATCCTGTTCATCATTGCCCTGCGGCTGATCTTCCCGCGCCCGGAAGGGGTGCTCGGCGACCTGCCCGGCGGCGAGCCGATGCTGGTGCCGCTCGCGACGCCTGCGGTGGCCGGACCTTCGGCCCTGGCGGTGCTGATGACCCTGCGCAACACCCACCAGGGCGAGCTCTGGGAACTCTATGTCGCGGTGGTGCTGGCCTGGGCCTGCACGGCCGTCATCCTGCTGCAGGCGGCCTTCCTGCAGCGCTTCCTCGGTGACCGTGGCCTGATGGCCGTGGAACGCCTGACCGGCATGCTGCTGATCATGCTCAGCGTCGACATGCTGCTCGACAACCTGCAAAGCGTCCTCCACCTGAATCCATGA
- a CDS encoding N-acetylmuramoyl-L-alanine amidase, with protein MKTLFLSLALLLLGGCAGGLRIDDSYRSVSQSSRVQYVVLHYTSTDLDSSLRLLTRDGVSSHYLIGEQPATIYRLVDENRRAWHAGVSEWQGRTWLNASTIGIELANEGYQDTPDGRVYQPYSEAQIDALILLLKDIVKRHNLPLGSIIGHSDIAPQRKVDPGPLFPWKRLADAGLVPWPDAAAVAREQARFAQALPTVGWFQQQLARQGYSTPQTGELDKETRNVIAAFQMKYRQRLYDGEPDAETAALLLVLNGMRH; from the coding sequence ATGAAGACCCTGTTCCTCAGCCTCGCCCTGCTCCTTCTCGGCGGTTGCGCCGGCGGGCTGCGCATCGACGACAGCTACCGCTCGGTGAGCCAGAGCAGCCGCGTGCAGTACGTGGTGTTGCACTACACCTCCACCGATCTGGACAGCTCCTTGCGCCTGCTCACCCGCGACGGCGTCAGCAGCCATTACCTGATCGGCGAGCAGCCGGCGACGATCTACCGCCTGGTGGACGAGAACCGCCGCGCCTGGCACGCCGGGGTCAGCGAATGGCAGGGCCGCACCTGGTTGAACGCCAGCACCATCGGCATCGAGCTGGCCAACGAGGGTTACCAGGACACGCCCGACGGTCGCGTCTACCAGCCCTACAGCGAGGCGCAGATCGACGCGCTGATCCTGCTCCTCAAGGACATCGTCAAACGCCACAACCTGCCGCTCGGCAGCATCATCGGCCACAGCGACATCGCCCCCCAGCGCAAGGTCGACCCCGGCCCGCTGTTCCCCTGGAAGCGCCTCGCCGACGCCGGCCTCGTCCCCTGGCCGGATGCCGCTGCCGTGGCCCGCGAACAGGCGCGTTTCGCCCAGGCCCTGCCCACGGTCGGCTGGTTCCAGCAGCAGCTGGCGCGCCAGGGCTACAGCACCCCCCAGACCGGTGAGCTGGACAAGGAAACCCGCAATGTCATCGCCGCCTTCCAGATGAAGTACCGCCAGCGTCTCTACGACGGCGAACCGGACGCGGAAACCGCCGCGCTGCTGCTGGTGCTGAATGGCATGCGGCACTAA